In the genome of Paenibacillus sp. FSL R5-0766, one region contains:
- a CDS encoding homoserine dehydrogenase: MKPVKVGLLGLGTVGTGVVRIVEGNQEDLSSQVGSPIVIEKIAVKNTEKERVIAVDRAKLTEDPWEVIRHPDIDVIVEVMGGIDQTKEYILEALERGKHIVTANKDLMALHGTEILAKAQEKQCDVFYEASVAGGIPIIRTLIEGFSSDRITRIMGIVNGTTNFILTKMSQEGASYEEVLAEAQALGYAESDPTSDVEGLDAARKMAILSTLGFRTNVELKDVTVKGISSVTREDIMYAKRLGYEMKLLGIADRIGDEITISVQPTMVRQNHPIASVNGVFNAVYVHGEAVGETMFYGAGAGELPTATSVVADIVAVTKNLKLGVNGLKAIVPYKIKRLQSDEQIVSKNFILLHVDDKAGVLAQITQIFAEYDVSLASVVQQPNEHNPDAEIIIVTHNASKASMDKVLKHFESLSVIRRIKSVYRVEG; this comes from the coding sequence GTGAAACCAGTAAAAGTCGGATTGTTGGGTCTGGGAACTGTCGGAACGGGAGTTGTTCGCATTGTGGAAGGGAATCAGGAGGATCTGAGCAGTCAGGTTGGATCGCCGATTGTCATCGAGAAGATCGCAGTGAAAAATACAGAGAAAGAACGTGTTATTGCTGTAGACCGTGCCAAGCTTACGGAAGATCCTTGGGAAGTCATTCGTCATCCGGATATTGACGTCATCGTTGAAGTCATGGGCGGCATTGATCAGACGAAGGAGTATATTCTTGAAGCGTTGGAACGTGGGAAACATATTGTAACAGCGAACAAAGATCTCATGGCACTGCATGGTACAGAGATTTTGGCAAAGGCGCAGGAAAAACAATGTGACGTGTTCTATGAAGCGAGTGTTGCTGGAGGGATTCCGATCATTCGTACGCTGATTGAAGGTTTCTCTTCTGATCGGATTACCCGCATTATGGGGATTGTGAACGGAACAACGAACTTTATTCTGACCAAAATGAGTCAAGAAGGTGCATCCTATGAAGAAGTACTGGCTGAAGCACAGGCTCTGGGATATGCCGAATCCGATCCAACTTCCGATGTGGAGGGACTTGACGCAGCTCGCAAAATGGCCATATTGAGTACACTCGGTTTCCGCACCAATGTGGAGTTGAAGGATGTAACCGTTAAAGGAATATCCTCCGTAACTCGTGAAGACATTATGTATGCCAAAAGACTGGGATATGAGATGAAGTTACTTGGTATTGCGGACCGTATTGGCGATGAGATCACGATCAGTGTTCAGCCGACTATGGTTAGACAGAATCACCCGATTGCTTCAGTCAACGGTGTGTTCAACGCAGTATATGTACACGGTGAAGCTGTAGGGGAGACGATGTTCTATGGTGCAGGTGCGGGAGAACTCCCAACGGCAACTTCGGTTGTAGCTGACATTGTGGCGGTTACCAAAAACCTTAAACTTGGCGTGAACGGTCTCAAAGCAATTGTGCCTTATAAGATTAAGCGACTGCAAAGCGACGAGCAGATCGTGTCGAAAAACTTTATTTTACTACACGTAGACGACAAAGCCGGTGTATTGGCACAAATCACACAAATTTTCGCAGAGTATGATGTCAGTCTGGCGTCGGTTGTTCAACAGCCGAATGAGCACAACCCGGATGCCGAGATCATTATCGTTACACATAATGCAAGTAAGGCAAGCATGGATAAAGTGTTAAAACATTTTGAATCACTCAGCGTCATTCGCCGCATTAAGAGTGTCTACCGGGTCGAAGGATAA
- the thrB gene encoding homoserine kinase: MSLREKVTVKIPASTANLGPGFDTLGMALSLYAWLEMKPAEQTTFHLHGNHLTGLPTDKSNLIYEVAQMVFNEAGVSVPELEISMYSDIPLTRGLGSSASAIVGALAAANALIGAPLSDAKLLDMATSLEKHPDNVGASLYGGIITAAWNGQQVDHIRIEPHQDLQALVIVPEFQLSTSKARNVIPEQFGMSDVVHNISRSSLLVAALASGRLDMIQKAMSDRIHQPYRASLVPGMAEILEQAVDHGALGAALSGAGPTVLTLVDRHDTRKAGLEQYLLDTMEREGISASALWLDPDLDGVTVLPDQDERPFLDRIKGEVNA; encoded by the coding sequence ATGAGTTTGCGTGAAAAGGTAACCGTAAAAATACCTGCAAGCACAGCCAATCTCGGTCCGGGGTTTGATACCCTGGGCATGGCATTGTCTTTGTATGCCTGGTTGGAAATGAAACCTGCCGAGCAGACAACATTTCATCTTCACGGCAATCATTTGACAGGCCTGCCTACAGACAAATCGAATTTGATTTACGAAGTGGCACAGATGGTATTCAATGAAGCTGGGGTGTCCGTGCCTGAATTGGAAATCTCCATGTATTCCGATATTCCGCTTACGCGGGGACTCGGGAGTAGTGCATCAGCCATCGTTGGGGCATTGGCAGCGGCTAATGCATTAATTGGTGCTCCTTTATCCGATGCCAAGCTTCTGGATATGGCCACATCCCTCGAGAAACATCCTGATAATGTGGGAGCATCTCTGTATGGCGGTATTATTACGGCTGCATGGAATGGTCAACAGGTAGATCATATACGTATTGAACCACACCAGGATCTGCAGGCTTTGGTTATTGTACCTGAATTCCAGCTGTCTACTTCCAAAGCAAGGAATGTAATTCCAGAGCAATTTGGCATGTCTGATGTGGTGCATAACATTAGCAGATCTTCACTGCTCGTTGCCGCTTTGGCGAGTGGACGACTGGATATGATTCAGAAGGCGATGTCAGATCGAATTCACCAACCATATCGGGCATCATTGGTGCCAGGCATGGCTGAGATATTGGAACAAGCTGTTGATCATGGAGCGTTGGGAGCTGCCCTGAGCGGAGCTGGACCGACTGTATTGACTTTGGTAGATCGTCATGACACCCGAAAAGCGGGATTGGAACAATATTTGCTGGACACCATGGAGCGGGAGGGCATATCTGCTTCTGCACTGTGGCTCGATCCGGATTTGGACGGTGTAACCGTGCTGCCTGATCAAGACGAACGTCCTTTTCTGGACAGAATCAAAGGGGAAGTTAATGCATGA
- the pheA gene encoding prephenate dehydratase, producing the protein MKRIAVLPEGSVSHEAIDFLFNGEPLDLLHSKLISDVFRATDSGIAQYSVIPIENTIEGSVSLHMDWLVNEVDIPMQAEWVYPSIQNVIGHGSEFKTESGDYDFGRITKIMSHPVAIPQCQNFIRLHSPGAELEGVNSTAEAVEIVKKNPGKGWVAIGTKLAAQKHGLDIMAERVTDHDNNYTRFVLIGHEPVNIPREPDHVKTSLLVTLPEDAPGALHQVLSAFAWRKLNLTRLESRPTKKRLGSYYFYIDVVETVDSVLLTAAMAEIEALNCQVRVLGSYPCYTYPSR; encoded by the coding sequence ATGAAACGAATTGCAGTATTACCTGAAGGCTCAGTCTCTCATGAGGCAATTGATTTCCTTTTCAACGGGGAACCATTAGACTTGCTTCATTCCAAGCTGATTTCGGATGTTTTTCGAGCAACGGATAGCGGGATTGCACAATACAGTGTCATTCCGATCGAAAATACCATTGAGGGTTCCGTTAGTCTTCATATGGACTGGCTTGTGAATGAAGTGGACATTCCGATGCAAGCAGAGTGGGTATACCCATCCATCCAGAATGTTATTGGACATGGTTCGGAATTTAAGACAGAGAGTGGCGATTATGACTTTGGTAGAATCACCAAGATTATGTCTCATCCTGTGGCTATTCCACAGTGTCAGAATTTTATTCGGCTGCATTCGCCTGGGGCGGAGCTTGAAGGTGTGAATAGTACAGCCGAAGCTGTAGAAATTGTGAAAAAAAATCCGGGTAAGGGCTGGGTGGCGATTGGTACAAAACTTGCTGCTCAGAAGCATGGTCTGGACATTATGGCTGAACGGGTTACAGATCATGACAACAACTACACCCGTTTTGTGCTCATCGGCCATGAACCTGTGAACATTCCACGTGAACCGGATCATGTAAAAACCAGCTTGCTGGTGACGTTGCCAGAAGATGCACCGGGTGCGTTGCATCAGGTATTGTCAGCTTTTGCATGGCGGAAGCTGAACTTGACCCGTCTCGAATCTCGTCCAACGAAGAAACGATTGGGCAGTTACTATTTTTACATTGATGTTGTGGAAACGGTCGATTCGGTATTGCTTACCGCAGCCATGGCAGAGATTGAAGCGTTGAATTGTCAGGTGCGTGTTCTGGGTAGCTATCCTTGTTATACATATCCTTCGAGATAA
- the thrC gene encoding threonine synthase: MRYQGLLQTYREHLPVNENTPLLTLQEGNTPLIHAENLSEELGLNVYFKYEGLNPTGSFKDRGMVMAVAKAMEEGSRTIMCASTGNTSAAAAAYAARGGLNCIVLIPNNNIALGKLAQAMIYGAKVIAINGNFDRALEIVREITAKHPITLVNSVNPFRIEGQKTAAFEVIEQLGEAPDVLAIPVGNAGNISAYWKGFKEYKEAGKSNTLPRMVGFEAEGAMAIVKGEPILEPETVATAIRIGNPASWKTAVAAAEESGGQINYVTDEQILTAYRTLASREGIFAEPASAASLAGVYKLKSEGYFKGGETVVCVLTGNGLKDPNIAIKTVATEPLVVEDTEEAVMAAIAQLEQQSV, from the coding sequence ATGAGATATCAAGGACTTTTGCAAACGTACAGAGAGCACCTTCCAGTTAATGAAAATACCCCCCTGCTTACGCTTCAGGAAGGAAATACACCGTTGATTCATGCAGAGAATCTGTCTGAGGAGCTCGGTTTGAATGTTTACTTCAAATACGAAGGTTTGAACCCTACGGGATCTTTCAAAGACCGCGGTATGGTTATGGCAGTTGCCAAAGCTATGGAAGAGGGCAGCCGTACGATCATGTGTGCATCCACAGGTAATACGTCAGCAGCTGCAGCGGCCTATGCCGCACGTGGTGGCCTCAATTGTATCGTACTGATCCCGAATAACAACATTGCACTGGGTAAACTGGCCCAAGCCATGATCTATGGAGCTAAAGTGATCGCGATTAATGGTAACTTTGACCGTGCACTGGAGATTGTGCGTGAGATCACAGCCAAACATCCAATCACGCTTGTAAACTCTGTGAATCCATTCCGGATTGAAGGACAGAAGACAGCGGCGTTTGAAGTTATTGAACAACTTGGCGAAGCGCCTGACGTTCTGGCTATCCCAGTCGGTAATGCGGGTAATATCTCGGCTTATTGGAAAGGCTTCAAAGAATATAAAGAGGCAGGTAAATCCAACACGCTTCCACGTATGGTTGGTTTCGAAGCAGAAGGTGCGATGGCCATTGTCAAAGGTGAGCCGATCCTTGAACCTGAAACGGTAGCAACAGCAATTCGAATCGGTAATCCGGCGAGCTGGAAAACGGCAGTAGCTGCAGCTGAGGAATCTGGTGGACAGATCAACTATGTAACAGATGAACAAATCCTGACAGCGTATCGTACACTTGCTTCTCGGGAAGGAATTTTTGCTGAACCTGCTTCTGCGGCTTCCCTTGCCGGTGTATACAAACTGAAGAGTGAAGGGTACTTTAAAGGCGGAGAGACTGTAGTTTGTGTACTGACAGGTAATGGCCTGAAAGATCCTAATATTGCGATCAAAACAGTAGCGACTGAGCCACTTGTTGTTGAAGATACGGAAGAAGCAGTAATGGCGGCCATTGCACAACTGGAGCAGCAATCTGTATGA
- a CDS encoding ACT domain-containing protein, protein MNERYYLVREDILPEAVVKTMQVKELLASGDVKTVHEAVEQVGLSRSAFYKYKDGIHLINQLERERIVTISIDLEHQSGILSRVLGHVAGYGANVLTINQSIPLQGRANVVISVETTHLHGEIGEMLDRMQDMPGVRRTRIVGQG, encoded by the coding sequence GTGAACGAACGCTATTACTTAGTACGGGAAGATATTTTACCAGAGGCAGTGGTGAAGACCATGCAGGTCAAAGAACTACTGGCTTCTGGTGATGTTAAAACAGTGCATGAGGCGGTTGAACAGGTCGGATTAAGCCGGAGTGCCTTTTACAAGTACAAGGATGGGATTCATCTGATCAACCAGCTTGAGCGCGAGAGAATTGTAACGATCTCCATTGATCTGGAGCATCAGTCAGGGATCTTGTCTCGTGTGCTTGGACATGTAGCTGGTTATGGAGCTAATGTACTCACGATTAATCAGAGTATCCCGCTTCAGGGAAGAGCCAATGTTGTCATTTCGGTGGAAACAACACATCTTCATGGCGAAATTGGTGAAATGCTGGATCGAATGCAAGATATGCCTGGCGTAAGACGTACGCGTATTGTAGGCCAAGGGTAA